The Tamandua tetradactyla isolate mTamTet1 chromosome 23, mTamTet1.pri, whole genome shotgun sequence genomic interval TCCTGTATGCTTGGCCCAGCCTGGGTCAGGATGGGTTCCCTTCCCCAGGTCCCTGTACCTTTCAGGGCGGAACTCCTCAGGTTCTGGCCAGATATCTGGGTCTCGGTGGATAACACAGAGTGGAATCATCACCACTGTCCCTTTGGGAATGACCACTCTGttgatttcagtgtttttcttaCAGATGCTCTCGACTCTGCCAGTGATCGAAGAAATTCTGAGAGTCTCATTCACCACCACATCAAGACACTCCATCTGGACCAGGGCATTGCATGTGGCTGGTGCCTGTGAAGCCAGAGTCAGAGTTTGGTTAGTTGAGATTCAGGATTAACTTTCAGCTCAGTCTGTGCAGCACCCTGAAGCATTAGAAGCACCAAAGAACAGCGTACATTGGCAGGAGACCTCAACAATTACAGAGTGATTGACACCTGTCATGCCCTTTGACCTGCTCCATGACCCAAGGAGATGTGCAGAGCAGTTACGTATATGAGAGACCCTTGGGGCTGTGCCCTGATCAGGGCCTGAAATCTCATATCCCTGGACTGATGCTTCTTTCTCATGTGAACTGAGGTGACTGAGGGACAACAGCCAGTGATCTTAAGTATAATAAGCCAAAGCCACTGGCCTCATTTCAAAGGAGGCATCTGTGTCAAGAGAGCATGCAAAAGAGGATGTTCCCTATTGCACACAAAGCTTTTTACCTAGGAAATCCTGTTCCCTAACTCTTCTGATGAATTTGGAGAAAAATCCTCTGTTATATGGAAACTGTATGAATAACGTGGGAAGGATCTAGTCCATTTCTTGCCCAAATGTGACAGAAGGTTTTGGGTGCTACCAGGTCACACAATTTCAACCCCATGGAACGTCATAAAGAGGACCAGAGCCCCACACTCACCACACTCTCCACACTCAGCTGCGTGTATAGCCCAGTTGTGGCTCCAGGGTAAAAGCTGTGACCTGTGGGTTCACCTTCCCACCAAGCAGCCTCCCCAGCCCCAGAGGTGAGGGCCCCACACAAAGGAACCCCAGCGTGGACAGTGAACTGAGCACAATGTGGGGATGTGTGTCTGCCACTTGGTATCATGGTTACatgtttaacttttcatttcGAAATAATTTccaagtatggtatgggttatagttccatagtttcaagtatttccttctagctggtttGAGACATaggagactaaagagaaatacctatataatgattcagtagtcatactcatttgttaaattctcttttctgttACAATTTCTCCtcatttgatccttttcccaattgTAAAGGATATTtaggcaatggccattctaacttcttcatgttgcaAAGGCATGACATcattatgggataggggaatgcaactggttgatgcttttGGAGATACTGGTAATTCTGCGTTTCAGGGTTTATttgacctaggaaccatctggaggttttaggtttctgaaaaataaatttagtgactGAAACTCctatagagccctgggtattctttagcatttacaggaatactgttggttgggatgTAGCATACCATGGCGATTGGCAATACCTATTCAGAGATTCTTTATGTGAATATCATCTCTGCtcctgtctctctttcttctccttctgggactgcCACATTATGTATATTGGTAACTTCGATAGTGTCTCACAGTTTCCTaagactctgttcacttttcttcatttgttcctATTTTTGCTCCTCAGACCCAGTGATCTCAACTGTCTTACCTTCAgttcactgcttctttcttctccaaACTCCAATATTCAGTTGAACCTTTCTagggatttttttatttctgttactgcgGTCTTCAGCTTTGTTTGTTCCCCTTTCATAATTTCCAAGTCTATGTTAATAGTCCTTTTGTGTTCACCTATTATTCTCTTGgtttcctttggttctttttctatattttcctttagctctttgagcatttttagtacccttttttttttaagtctttgaaatTTCCCAGGTCTGATTCTCCTCATTGACAATTTCTAAAACTTTAATGTCTCTTGCCTTTGCCGTCAATTCCTCTTTCcctgtatgttttgtaatcttttcttgaaacctagacattttcatatattattgctggaatttacaCTCTGTAGTGTCTTTGGCTTAAGCTTGTATCTAGACAGCATTGTGACAAAGCATTCTTTGAATGCTATGAgctcatgaaaaaagaaaaaaggaagaaaaaggaaatacctttcccagtctttgaagaTTGACTCATCcaagtgttctccttcagagcttatccttataatgagtttagagaattgCTCCATGCCAAAACATAGGGGCTTCCCTGGTCCTTACTGTACACGTGTGCATGTGGACCTAGGAATTACCTCATTTAAATGGATAGAAATGTCACCTCTTCCATAAGAAACATTTCCTCATACTTTCAGGACTGCACTGAATGTCCTATACCCAGCAATGCCTTGTGCCAAGTAGCCACTCGACAGCTTACTCCCCACAACCTTCTGTAGGAAAACTCACCTTCTATATGCAGAGCAAGCTCTAAGACAGGGAGTCTCTCAAGCCCCACTGGACAGATTGGGTGGGACATACATGCTCCACTATATCCACGATGTCACTCTGCTCCCTCTGTAACTTGGATCACGGAACCACACTCAGTGGGTGGACCAGCTCTGCCCTTAGctggtgggggatggggtgggagaggaCCCAGCAAGGGTGTCACAAGATTCTTCAACTTTTAGGAAggatttttcttgatttggtgctcacTCTGTTGTTGTAGTCCTTTCATAGCTAGCTAAATATTAGATCTCTGGagatttgagaaagatgtttctgacaATTCTTGttgttgttcaaagcttctgttgggAGACTAAGCCCTGTAACTTCTCACTCGCCATCTTGGTCAGAGCCGTTTATACTGGACAGACCATAATGTAGAGCATGAGAGCCAGGCTCAAGGCCTGATTCACACTGTCACTTCATGACCACTCATGCACGACCCTGGGACGGTTCCCAGCTTTCTGAGATGGCACATGGAGGTGATGACACTTGACTGACAAGACATTCCTTATTCACCCAGTGTCCAAGCAGCCATGTTCCCGTCTCCCACCTACCTTCTAGTGACCAGTTTTGCAATACGGTTATGAACCGTGTGTCACATGGGCAGTTCCAGGCCAAAGCATTTGAGAGGCAGGAGCCAGACTCAGGCTCTCCCCTTCCCCAGTGAGGGTGATCATGGGTCTCAGCCAGTGTAGCTGCGAGTGGCAGAGCCCCTTTAGTCTGGACCCCTGAGTGTCTGTGCACAGCGGAGCCTCCCAACCTCACATGCTACATGTGTGAGTCAGAAACAAACTTTGTTCTGTGATGCCACTGGGTGTGAGGCCACTTCTcccaacagaagctttgaacaacaaCAAGAATtgtcagaaacatctttctcaaatctCCAGAGTTAATTTGTTACTGAGCCATCGTCTATGTTACCTGAATAATCCAGAAGTTTGTGATGATTCAATTCATTTATAAATGCAATGCATTTAGAACAGGGTCTGACATATAGAGTAAGACAGAAAGTGTTCGTTTGACTATTATGTTGCATTGCAAGCCCTCTCCAAAGTTCTCCAGCTACATTAATCtagattaattaaaaatttttttggggTGAGAatgttaatattattataaaagaGCCAGTCTCTGCCTCTTGGTGTCTTTAACATAATACTGTAATCAAAAGAATCCTACTATGGATTGACCAGAGAGAAAAGATCATCTGTGATATAGGCAGGACCTAAAATATATCATCACATCAATGAGGGACTAATGACTCAGAAAAGTCCTAAGACTCGTCCTAACAACACAGCCAGGACACAGTCCCATAGCTTCTATTTCCTACCCCATGCTCTTTCCACTACACCAGGCTTCCCCTGGGCTGCAAAGTGTCCCCAGCCTTCTAGATTACACTGGTGGCCCCAAAGCTTCACCCCTTTCTGTATGCACTTCCTCTGCCATCTAATCCTACATGCTTTTCCAGTCTGGAACTGGGCATCACTGCATGGCTTCCTTTGGACCAATGGAATGTTGACAGCTGAGCTTATTTAGGCGCCCAAACACTGGGCTTCTGGCTCTTTCCCTCTACCCATGCCCAAGAAGAGCACAGCAGCTGGTCTGCTGGGCTATGAGAGACATGAGGGGCAGACATGAACCTGCCAACAACCCAGTGAGGCCAGCACAGgtcagcaatggtcaggccaaaGCAGGGCCAGCCAGTGTCAGCAGAGGTAATTATCTCAAACACATGAGCAGCAAGTGCTTATTGTTAGATGCCAAGGAGGTTTTGTGATTGGTGTTTCTTGGCATGACTGTGATAACAGATAGCTGGTATACCAGGACCAGCTTTGCTTTCTAATGTTCTTATATTTCTGCAGGTAGAGAAACACCTGTTACCAATTTCCCTTTTGTCTTTGCTCTTTAGATTCTTCCCAAATAGTGCAGGTGAAAGAATCTACACTTAGGTTTTGTAAAAATTCTCCTAGGAAGTGGCAAGGAAGCTCTACGTCTTCCCGCCCTCTCCTCTCTAGCACCCACACACCTTGTTGGGCAGTGCAGCATCAATCTCCTCCTGCAGTTTCTTCTGGACATCAGGGTGTGTGGCCAATTCATACATAAGGAAGGAGAGCACACTGCTAGTGCTCTCATAGCCAGTGAAGATAAAGATAATTGACTGAGCTAAAAGCTCCAGCTCAGTCAGAGCTAAAAGGAGAGGAAGGACATGTTAGGTGAAGTAGGTCAGTATAAAATATCACAGGCCAGACagagagaaagtaaaagaaaattccCAAATCCCTAGGGAAAAGTGGAAAAAGCACATAGTCACACTTGGAACATGCAGCCTACAGAGTCTGAAAAGGACAAAAGCGTTTCCATTGTTTCCTGAGGTCTTACTATCCTTGGCATCTCCTCCTGGCTATGCCCCTTCCATCCACACAGGTGGATGGAATTTCATGTGGCAGCGCTTCTGTCTACTGTGCTCAGCGCTATGCACATGGCTTGGGGAACCCTAAAAGTGCTTTAGCTGGAAGTCGTAGATGGGTTAGCATTCTCACcccagaaacatttttaattaatctAGATTAATAAAGCTGGAGAACTTTGGAGAGGGCTTGCAACACTAAGGCTTAACTCTAGAGGAAACATAAAGGCTCTTCCATTTAAACATGCTTTCTGGAACGGGAGGGAGCAGCCCTGGGCTGCAGGTGAGCACCTGTGACCAAAGCTTCATCTTTGGACCAGGAATATCAGCAGCATCTGAgagctggttagaaatgcagaatccccAACCACAGCCAGGGACCACAGCAGCTAAATCTGCCTTTTAACAGGATCCCCAGGTGATCCATGTGTACAGTCCAGCTGGGAAGCAGGGCTTGTACCGTCAAGAGTCTTCAGATACCAGAAGACCTGGCAAAAACCTTCGAAATAGATGCTCTTCAATATGTACAGAAACTACAGAGACAGTCAAAAATCCAGAAGAGTGGTGGTTGCAACAACTTGgataaatattgaaaatgttaTGCTAATTGAAAAAAACCAGATACAAGAGACAGCATATTATAGGGTTCGTGtattattagttagggttttctagagaaacagaaccaaaaggaaatatttgtatatataaaatttataaaaatgtctcatgtaaccatgggaatgtagaatccaaaatccatagggcaggctgtgaagctgatgattccgatagagtgtctggacgaactccacaggaaaggctcgctGGCGGAAgtagagagcctgtctcttctgaattctccttacaaggcttccagtgactagattatgcatcactcattgcagaagaccctccccttggctgattacaaatggaattagctgtggatgcagctgacgtgatcatgatctaattctatgaaatgccctcctAATAatagacaggacagcacttgaccaaacagacaaacaggtaccaccacctgaccaagttgacatgtgaacctgaccatgacagttcgaTTTATACCCAGAATAGACAGATCTATAGTAACAGAGGCAGATTGGTGGTGCCAAACGGAGGGGCttaggggaggagaggaggagctGCTTCCTGACTATGGCATTTCCTTTGagggtgatgaaaacattttagaatGAGATAATAGTGATGGTTccacaacattttgaatatattaaaatgtcacaatagtaaattttattttttattttttacagattttatatcaatgataaattttatgttccgtatattttaccacaataaaagaaaatcaagtagTAACAAGTTTTGGTGTGGATGTGCTGAAACTGGAGCCTTCctacactgctggtaggaatggaAAGTGCTAGAGCCCCTCTGGAAACAGTCTGCAAGTCCTGCAGGAAGTTCTGCAAGTGGTTAAACAGGAAGATATCATATGACCCAGATCTTATACCCTTAGCTATCTACCGAAGAACAAGGAAAAGCCCATTTCCACACAAAGACTTCCACATGGataattttgcattttccttaagtgccaaaaggtgaaaacaccCCACATTCTATGAATGAATTAACAGAATATGATATGTCTAAACAATGCAGTATTATGTGGTCAAACAAAGAGATGAAGCTCAGATACACAAAAGAACATGGATCAATGTTTGAAATAGTATGCTGAGCTAAAGCGAGTCACAAAAGACCATACGTTATATGATCccattatatgaaatgtccagaaaatcTATAGAGACACAAAATAGCTGAGTGGTTTCACGGGGATGAGAGAGAGGGTGTTGTGGAGGGCAGTAGGTAAAGGGGAAGGGGTCCTTACTGAGGgggtaaaaatgttctaaaattgggaGGAAGGTTGCACATCTCTTTGGATCCaccaaaaaccactgaattgtacaatgTAAATAGGTGAATtgcatggtatatgaattatatgtcAATGAagtcattattaaaaaaacaaatgaggaaGAAGTAGCAGCGCACATGCATGCTGAGAAGAAGACAGGGTCCAAGAAATCAAACTTTATGAGCTTCTTGACTTTCTGCACGAAGGGATCCTGAGGGTTGTTGAGGGAATCGATGTTCACCCCAAATGATGTGCACGTGATGACGTCCATGCTGTATGCCCTGAAGATGCTAAGCAGGATAGAGAGACGGGAGGTGTCAAATCAGCCCCACTCACCATCCCTCCCAGCACAGTCAACAAGAAGTGCCTGAAATTCAAACTCCCAGACAAGACAGCACAGGGACCCAGAATCCAGGACCTTCCCCTGGAAGAGCTGAACAGTCCACATGGCCATCACCCATGTGTCCTACAGAGGCATGTCCCAGGTGTCAGGGGGGCAGCTTGGTGGGTGGGGACATGAGGCGGGATGGACCCACAGGTGAGCAAGGAGCTCGGGTACAGAGGGAAATGGACCCCGGATAGAATGCAGCAGTGCATATGGAGGGTGTGTGAGCACAGGGCTGGAGCAGGACAAGGAGGGGAAAGTTCACTTTGCTCAGGTGCCAAGAAAGGGGGCATCTCACTCAGGTCTTGCGTCTCCAGTTTCCATACCCAGAGCTGAATGCTGCCCCCAGCACGTGCCAGAACCTTCACATCCTGTTCTCAGGTACTGGGAATTTTGTCCACCTTTCTCTACACCACCCACTGAGTCCTGAAGAATCTGCTCTGCCCCAACTCCTGGGATCCAAGGTTTACATGAGGTCAGGATCATTTCCATAAAATGGGAGCTCTAAGAATGttcctagtttaaaaaaaatcaaaattcacTTCAAAATCGATCTGAGCATCCCACAGGCAAGTGATCATATGCCCTATGTTTGTTCAGGTCAGTCCCAGTTTATACCTGTTCCTGCATCACTCAAAAGTGTCCAGTTTAGACAATGAACGAAATGGTCACTCCACCCATACCCTGTAGAGGGCCTTCTCTTTTTCAGGCTGAAGGAAGAACTGGTGGAAAGATTAACACTTAGCATTTTCCCTTGTTTATTCAGCAAATGTGTGAAGGGGTTTAAGTTGCTCCAAGTTCCACATTTGAGCTTTCCTGCTCATCAAATGCCTTCCAACATGAACCACAGCCTTCCCCTCCCACCACGCCATTCCCTGTACA includes:
- the LOC143666900 gene encoding cytochrome P450 3A12-like isoform X2, which translates into the protein MGEAQLSAPILQSLGPVDFMKYAMTFSEGEHRKRLQTLLPRTSTSGKLKEMFPIIGQYGDVLVKNLRKEAEGGKPVTLKDIFRAYSMDVITCTSFGVNIDSLNNPQDPFVQKVKKLIKFDFLDPVFFSASLTELELLAQSIIFIFTGYESTSSVLSFLMYELATHPDVQKKLQEEIDAALPNKAPATCNALVQMECLDVVVNETLRISSITGRVESICKKNTEINRVVIPKGTVVMIPLCVIHRDPDIWPEPEEFRPERTDHSLCRPSWIQSL
- the LOC143666900 gene encoding cytochrome P450 3A12-like isoform X1, giving the protein MGEAQLSAPILQSLGPVDFMKYAMTFSEGEHRKRLQTLLPRTSTSGKLKEMFPIIGQYGDVLVKNLRKEAEGGKPVTLKDIFRAYSMDVITCTSFGVNIDSLNNPQDPFVQKVKKLIKFDFLDPVFFSASLTELELLAQSIIFIFTGYESTSSVLSFLMYELATHPDVQKKLQEEIDAALPNKAPATCNALVQMECLDVVVNETLRISSITGRVESICKKNTEINRVVIPKGTVVMIPLCVIHRDPDIWPEPEEFRPERRPGHAGTTLPSANKGAVST